In Phaseolus vulgaris cultivar G19833 chromosome 7, P. vulgaris v2.0, whole genome shotgun sequence, the genomic stretch CTCCTAACAGATAATAAAAACcaattaattttttgaatagAGCAGCTACTACTACCTTACACAACACCTCTATTCAATATGCAACCACCCAGCCAAAAGAATAAATTGCCTCACATCTTTTTTTCATCTCAAAACATTAACAAATATGGGATTAAGAGAGTTTCATATAACCCTTAAGGTATGTCCATTCTTCATTGTTCTATTGAGGTTATTTGAAGTTCATCACAAATAATCATTACCTTTACACATTTTCTTGTAGCTAAGAACAAACCTTTAGATATAGTTACATATATTTAATGAATCTTTCATACTGCAAATTAGTGAGATGAAGCTCTAATCTTGATTGAAGAAACAAAACCAAAAGTACCTGAGTTTTGTTGTTTTGGTAAATGCTTGTTCATATGAATGAATGGTAATCTTTCCATTGACTTGAACAGGCATTTCGGGTGAAACGTTTTTTCTTtggaagaaggagaaataaatGGAGTGCAAACAAGCCTTCATGGATGATTCCAATATCACATGGCCATCATGTGGTGGAGCATCACGTGATCAAAGGTGGTTCTGATGACTCAGAGTTTGATTCAGTTGTGATACAGAGGGAACAGATGGATCACACAGAACTGTGGTATTTTGGAATTTTTGATGCTGTAGTTGGAGATGGAGTTACCAAGTATGTGCAATCCCATTTCTTTGGCAAGAAGCTCAAAGAGGTGAGAAATCAATATAAGTAATAATGCTCATGAATGGTTATTAGTGGCATATATTCTCATTTATCAAATTTAGACATTCATTATGAAAGAGAGGTagagaacaaagcttaaaatttcaatttggcTTCATAGATTTTATTACTCAattatcattatattatacATTTCCAGTAAAATGTGTGGAAAAAAGCTGATAGCTATATATGCAATTAAGCCAAATATCCACAATACTTCACCTAAGGATTATTCTAAGATGATCATCTATATTTCTGGCCTCTGGTGTGTTTGTGATGTTTCAACTACATGTTAGTGTCATATGAGGAGAAAGAGCAAAGAAACACTGAAGAGAGCTTACCTCGGTGTGAGAACAAAGATCAGAGAGGCACTGAAGCCAGAGGAGGAGATATGCAGAATAGGTTCAACATCAGTGATGGTGATAAATGGAGAAAAGCTTGTGATAGCCAACATGGGAGATTACAGAACTGTTTTGTGCAGAGATGGTGTTGCTTATCAGACAACTGGCAGATACAATCAATCAGCCAAGAGAAACTGGTACAACAAACTCTTCTCAGGTATCAATCACtcacatatttttttcattatcattTGAAAGATCCAATCAAGAACATTTCATTATATACATGTGGATGCAAACATAAATCACATAAATCTTATAAACTGGTTTTATGGGTTGAGTAAGGTTAAAGTatacatattaatttatttgtttttgttcACATATCTCATAATGAATGCTATGCATGTGCACAAAAGCACGCACGATTGCTTGTGAATCAGGCAACACAACAGGCACAAAGCATTCTAAAGGCTCAGAACTTGTGGTGGGAGGTGATAGAATCGACTCTGATACTGAATTTTTGATCCTAGCAAGCAATGGCATATGGGAAGTAAGTCCTAGAAGATTAGGTAACTCATAACCATAGTTGGTCACTAGAAAACAGTGGATCATGAATCTCAATATGTGTTTGCAGGTGATGAAGAACCAAGAGGCTGTGAATCTCATAAGACACATAGAAGATCCACAAGAAGCAGCTGATTGCTTGGCAAAGGAAGCTTTGATTAGGATGAGCAGAAGCAAAATTTCATGCTTAGTCATTCGCTTTGACTGATATGTCACCATAGTTGGTTTATCCTAGTTGCAGCAGTTGCAGCACTGTAGAGAGCACTTTATGAGTTCAATACACAACTAGATTATCAAGGTGTTTGCAGATTCATCATCTCAAAACTCAAGAAAAATGGGCCTAGTAATGACCAATGTGGTTGATGaaaaattaagtatttttttttctgtaattcATAAGTGATTTGCACTAATGTttacagattttttttataagctaATTTGGTTTACATTACTATTTAATTActactttaatgtaattttatttataatacatattatttgacatacacaaaataaaatgaaccaaCTCTATTTTGATACTTCATCCTGAATTATTATAAAAACCAGACAAACTTATTATACCCCTCCTATATAAAACTGAAACAACAAATAATATGTAACTATAACTATATTATCAAAATGTAagtattgaataaaaatatatttacttatTAATTCTTTTGGTATAATccaatagaaaataaatatatgaaatgtCTCAAAGTAGTTTTGAGATTATGAGATCCTTTACTGAATAAGATCatccaaaattaaaatgttaCAAATTAAAAACAGCGGATCTAGTTCCTGCTAAATTTCCCTATGACTTACCCAGAAACTGAAACTGAAGTTGAGAAAAAAACAAGAGTTTAGAATAAGAATGACTTGTTCTTGCATATACgtttatttttaaacttcaCAAATCAATAGTATTAAGTATTATAGCGAGATTATGGTGAGTGTGATCATGTGTAGTAATGAAAAGTGTAATATGATTGTAGCCCTTTTGTATGCTCATTTTTTGGTGTCTTGTGCATACTTTAGGTaatatatgcatcattttctctGTATCCACTTTCAAGGCTTCATTCGCTGCTCATCACCAAACAAAGTTTAGTGTTATATCTTTGGTGTCTCTCAGAATTTTTCTCCTTAGATATTTCATTCTTTATCATTTAAGCTTCTGCAGTACCATGTCCTTTAACATAATCCAGAATAATGATTTATCTGACATTTCAGTTATTGCAAGTGTGCTTcttaaatatttctattttgtaCTTAATCTGTTTTCATTTTGATTTGATTACTTAATCCTGCAACATGCTAAATAAACATCTATAATGCCCTTGCTTCCTTCAAATTTCAAGCTCTCCACTTGCTAAATCTCATTCTTTACCTCAAAAGATTCACTATCTCATCTTCTCTTACTCTCTTTTCCTTCACTCATGCTTTTATGTAATCATATTCTACTTAAATTGtagtatttgaaaaaaaattctttctaCCTCTCCAAAAACTAGttaatttgttttaactttttaaacattaaaagaTAATGCAGTTATAGAATATGTATGGTTATTGAGACTTTTGCAAGAAAAAATAGAGGCAACTTTACTATAATCAATTGTATTAAACCAAACCACccacttttatttattattgtgtCAAATTACATGAAGATAGGAAAGAAAGACAAGAAAGAAAACACAAACATCAGACTTGTTACATTGGGAGAGGAATGAGGCTTCCAATCCTAATGTTACATTAAAGAGACAGAAGTAAACTTTGGCAATGAAAGCTTTATTTGTAGCATATTATGCGACCATGTTTTGTGATGAGACTAAGGTGGTTGATGATGATGGTGAACCCTTCTTTAGCTGACAGGCAAAATGCCTCTAAGACATGTCCAACCATCAAGGATAGGCCTCACATCACCCAGAAGAACGTCATCATATGCATCTGGGGTGAATTTCATACGCACATACTCATCTCCTTTGAAAAGGTAAGCTTCAGACTCTTCATGGGAAGCAAAACACGCATCAATTCCACTTTCAAAGATCGTACCTTTCAAAACAGGAAACCCATCAGCAATGTTACGAATGGTGCCAACAAGCTGCTTGGAATCATAGTCTATGCGAGCATACTGATTGCCCTTGAATAAGTAAACTTCTTTTCCTTTGGTTGATCTGAATGCAGAGTCTATGCCATTCTCAAACACTGTGTTTTTTAGGACGGGAAACATCTTAGCAATTGTGGTAGGACCTGAGAGAATCTTGTCATTTGTTGTACCTGGAGCATAGTCTATGTAGGCACAGTATTTGGTTGAGAACACATATGCTTCATTGCCTTCAGTGACGAATGCACAGTCCATTCCAGGTTCTGCAAAGAACGTTGCTTCAAGTGAAGGAAAACCACTACTAATCAAACGCAGATTAGTCAAAATCTTATCATCTGTTGATCCTGGAGTGTAATGCACCCGCACATACTTATCCTTCATGAAGAAATATACTTCATAGTCTCTTGATGAACGAAATGCAGCATTGATGTAAGCCATCTTTCTTAACACAAGAGAGAGATGTGAATTTATTTGAGGATGCTTACTTTCCTTTGAGATGCACCTATTTATAGTGTTATGTAGTGGGAACTTCTTTACTATTGGTATTGTTTCAACGTAAAGCAATTGATGAATACTATCTAACAAGTAAAAACAAACCAGCCTTTAAGTTAAaatgttttgatgttttaaaTTGTTGTTGAGAGTGTGGCACTTGAAGATAAGAGGGATAACACGTAACCTTAAAAGCCACTAAATTGAAACACGTAAACTCCACGATGAGGGTTAGAGAGATTGGAGTTTCTTGCTTACCTGAAAAAGGGAGACTCAACAACATCATCATTCCTTCTTGTAATCATGCTTAAGTaaactaaagatgatggcaATGAAAAACTGATATTTAAATGAAACTGATACGTTAAGGATGTTCCAAACTTTTATAAGCCTAAATACAAGAACTGTGTCCAAAAAATCTTATAATGCAGTTTAAATATGGCTCAACTAGCtgtgaaaaaattatttaatacctTTCTTGACGATTAAGCTCGTAAAGTTACCTTTTCTTGAATAGAAAAAACTGTATGGCACACCAATTTTCTTGTCGCACTTTCCATTTAACTATGAAAATATTACATgtgaaaataatttcaaaagtgGAAAAGAGTAAAGGATgtatttacttaaaaaaaactaaaccaGAGAGGTCTTTGGTAAAACCATATTTAAACCAGAGAGGTCATTAGTGAAACCATATTTGTACTTGTATAGGGTTATAACGTCAAGATATAGATAGTAATTGGTAGTGTCTTTCGTCCCTCAGCCGCTTCTCCTTCACCTCCTTTCTCATATTCACTCTTTGGTGTTCCGTCATTCCTCCTTTCTCTTCTCGTATCTCCTTTCTCATATTCACTCTTTGGTGTTCCGTCATTCCTCCTTTCTCTTCTCGTATTCGCTATCTAATATGTCGGCTGAGAGTTAATCTGTAAAAGATTTTCCGACAATCAATTAATAAGTCTGTATACGAGTGAGTGATATATTGATATAAATTTACTTTCCTCTTGTATTAATGCTTATTTAATAgtgttaaaatttttaaattggaaCACTCAAACAAATGTTATCTAACTTCTGCATGCATGTGCTGTTTGTGTGAATACATTAATCTATTACTCTGTTTCTTAAAGCGTCTGCTGTTTGCCTCGTCACATAAACTGGATAAGTTTAGCACTATCATAGGATATTTTAATTTGCAATATTATTTACTtaacataataattttattattgacaTGTGTATGTTGTATAAATTGGTATGCATGCATAAGTCCATTTTgagttttaatttctaaaatacaCATGTgaatatgttttcaaatttttcattttcttttattaataaaaaataaataaattaagagggatactTCTTTCAACTGTTATTGACAGATTCCTACATTCTCTTCATTTGTCTGTCTTACTGACAGATTCATAAACACTACAAGCTTCACCCAAAACAGAAAATTGAAATACCCTGTGATCTCTATAATACTAtatattagtctttgcaaaaccTGCATAATTATGCAGAGTAGCATGAGAAAGAGACACCTGCATAATTATGCAGAGTACCATGAGAAAGAGACACCTGCATAATTATGCAGAGTAGCATGAGAAAGAGACACCTGCATAATTATGCAGAGTAGCATGAGAAAGAGACACCTGCATAATTATGCAGAGTAGCATGAGAAAGAGACACCTGCATAATTATGCAGAGTACCATGAAAAAGAGACACCTGCATAATTATGCAGAGTACCATGAGAAAGAGACACCTTGCATTATGATCAAAAGCACAACATACTTGAGTGGCACGCATCCTCCCTACCATTGTTTTGAGATTTTTCACATATACTTTATTCATGTGTTGTGTTTGTTTGGTcccaaacattatttttttcatgtcgTTTAGTGTGCTTTCTGTGTTTTCATTTCTAACTTTTATCTTTcagtatattttatttgtttcttatttattttataatgatatttattattttattttgtgtgtatactttatatattaatgaaaaattgaaatagaaagttgcaaacataattttatcttaacgatgtatttttaagaaatttattgCAGTTTATATATCTGCTAAAGAATTCACACTGCTACTGCTATTTTTTCATTCACGTGTTGTGTTGTTTGTTTGAGACCAAGTTTGGTACTGTTGTCACCTTCATATGGTTTCTATCAAcatcatatatttataaaagttaatGTTAAGTTAAAGGAAATTCATATGACGTGTGATCTTATTCCAGGTTGTTGTAGAAGTTCACAAGCTATCCTCAcataatcaatttatttttgGATTCAGTGATTGAATATTCATAAAATATAGAATAAGTTTAATAATTAATCTATAAAGTAAACAATTTGTGTTATAAAGAATTAGTTAAACATATTATCTGTCTTAACCTCTTCTAATACTAAGTTGGAAATTGTGTCTACATTAGTTAGAGCACAACATGTTATAGTTTTCTTTCTCTTGTGTTTTTTTAAAGAAGAGCCACATCAATCTATGTCTTTCTGATGGTTTTTTTAGATTGTAACTGTGAAGATGAGTTTCGTATAAATAGTCtctttcaaattatttatttattattgataaaaaaatatagttctTATAATTATTGTCATCCATTGCATTAAATGATATTGACACCCATGCCCTCTCATTTGTTGATTGCATACAACTCATTATTAATGAAGATGTTTATTTAACAAACAAAAGAAGATAGGAAATGAAATAATGTAATAACCTTTCAGGTGCAACCATATCAACTTTTAAGATCTTGCACTTCGTTCACCTCTCAAAATGTTATATCTAGTGTATGaactaattataaaataaaacactcATTATGTAATACTTAAGTAATATACATACATAAGTTGACAATGTATTTACCAATCTTATTGTTTGTTTACTTTTTGTATCGTGAACGAAACCACACAATAATGTgatcaattaattaaaaatatcacaATTAAAGGGACGTTTGgattaaaattaagaataaccattattattttttaaagctCTATTTATTGTAAACCCTTATCCATCTATTTATGTATTTATACTTTTCTGAGTAAAATATagttattttcaatattttagttatttttcaatttgaaCATATTTCTAATTAAAATCATAGTAATGTAGTATGAGGCTCATGTTAAGTAATCTGTGTCTTTTAGGAGTTCATGCTAAATATTTCATCAGTACTTATATTAAAAtcttactattttatttttatttttcttacatcCAAACCTCTTTTGCTCTGGTAAATAACGCAGACAAAAAGGATTAGAGATGTCTGGTTTACATTATTTAGATTAGAAATACATTATTTAGATTAAGAATAACACAAAAAGTGCACCAATGGTTGAGGGGGATAACATTGTATATCTGAAGCATTTCTTCTCAGTTTTCACTTCACAAATTCTCCTTCAATATTCAACCCTCTCACCCCCATGCAAAATCAAATTGctcaaagaaaaacaagataAATGAATCATTTTTTCTAGTTTCAATTGCTATTTAACATTCTCAATGTTGTGTCTTCCAGAGTCTTAACTCTAGCAAGTTACAGAGTCTCATGACAAACAGCACATGCATAAATAAGTGTATTCATGCCAATAAAAGAACAGAGAGGACATGTGCACCAATAAtgcaaatgttttttttattttttaggttGTCAAAGAATCTTTATGGTTTCCTTTCCAGCACCAATAGTAAAGAAGTTCCCACTCCATAACAGTATAAATAGGTGCCTCTGGGAGGAATGTAAGCATCCTCAAATCAAATCATATATCTCTCTCTTGTGCTAAGAAAGATGGCTTACATCAATGCTGCATTTCGTTCATCAAGAGA encodes the following:
- the LOC137828428 gene encoding putative protein phosphatase 2C-like protein 44, coding for MGLREFHITLKAFRVKRFFFGRRRNKWSANKPSWMIPISHGHHVVEHHVIKGGSDDSEFDSVVIQREQMDHTELWYFGIFDAVVGDGVTKYVQSHFFGKKLKECHMRRKSKETLKRAYLGVRTKIREALKPEEEICRIGSTSVMVINGEKLVIANMGDYRTVLCRDGVAYQTTGRYNQSAKRNWYNKLFSARTIACESGNTTGTKHSKGSELVVGGDRIDSDTEFLILASNGIWEVMKNQEAVNLIRHIEDPQEAADCLAKEALIRMSRSKISCLVIRFD
- the LOC137827563 gene encoding albumin-2-like, with the translated sequence MAYINAAFRSSRDYEVYFFMKDKYVRVHYTPGSTDDKILTNLRLISSGFPSLEATFFAEPGMDCAFVTEGNEAYVFSTKYCAYIDYAPGTTNDKILSGPTTIAKMFPVLKNTVFENGIDSAFRSTKGKEVYLFKGNQYARIDYDSKQLVGTIRNIADGFPVLKGTIFESGIDACFASHEESEAYLFKGDEYVRMKFTPDAYDDVLLGDVRPILDGWTCLRGILPVS